A window of Fusarium fujikuroi IMI 58289 draft genome, chromosome FFUJ_chr10 genomic DNA:
TCTCGTCAAGAATCCTTTTTAATCTCCCTAGATCCGATTGACAATTCTATACGGGATTTCAGATGAACTCACCCTTTAATGTCTTGGCAACAACAATTGCATGAAGTTACCCTATGGTCTGTGTACCCTGGCTAGTCCTAATTCAGTGTGGTATCCCACCCTTTAACCCCTGTCCCAGATCTCAACCgctataaaaagattttaaCGAAGGTTTAAGGTCCCGCTAAGGGTTTCAGCGTGATGCATTTGGTGGAAAAACCGCCCAAGGCCCCGGAATTTTAATTCTTAGCGACGACTGAATCGCTCTTGGCTTCtagaaggaggagatgacCGAAAATGTTAGAGTTcgtatttacctattttaactttttttagtaatttCTTCAACGGCTTTACTCCACTCTCCCGGCtgtgcttttttttttttttttttgtagTGGACAGCCTCTCCCGTATACTGGCAGTATGAGATGCCGCTAGACGGTAGCTCCGGAAAGGAGAATTACCAATAATATACCGGTACAGGGGACAGGCCTTGCATCTTCTCGCTATTTAAGTTCTTGGACAGTCCTTTAAGAAGTTCAATCAACCAGGCAAGCTTGTCCTTCATTACCAACCAGTCATTCGTTCAACACATTCGCTTTAAACAAAATGCTCGCCCACTCGTTCCTCGCCAGCCTGGCCCTCGCAGCCCTATCCATCGCCAGCCCCGTAGCCCGCGCCCAGGGCTCATGCTCCGACCCCGTCGTTCGTAAAGAATGGCGCGAACTCACTAGCGCTGAAAAGACGGAATATCTCCGCGCTGCAGTCTGTCTTCGCAACCTCCCCAAGAAGGCATACGAAGCCATAGACGATGTCACAACGCGCATGGACGATCTTGTGTACACCCATTTCAGCCTCAACACGGAGATCCACTTTGTCGCAAACTTCCTCCCCTGGCATCGTTGGTATGTCCAGCTTCATGAGGATATGCTCCGCGATGAGTGTGATTACAAGGGTGTTCAGCCATACTGGGACTGGACGATTGACGCCGACAAGAACGACGTTGTCAACTCTCCCCTCTTTGATCCCAAGACTGggtttggtggtgatgcaAAACTCACTGGCAGTGATGTTCCTGGCTTCAAGCGATGTGTTGTCGATGGACCTTTTGCCAACACGAATCTTACACTGGCTATGGGATGGCCTGACATGAACACCCCAGGCAACCGTCTTCATTGCTTTACTCGCGAGTTCAATGGTGGTCTtggcaaggatgaggatggaaatCAGATCCTGGGTGATATGCAAGCTACTGCGTACAACTCTCGGGTTATGGATACCATCTACAGCTTTGACAGCTATCACTCCATGTCTGATATGCTTGAGGGTTTACCCCATGCCCAGAGTATGTCATCTCCATGCACCTTCGATCAATACATGCTAACAGGCCATTAGTTCacagcatcatcttcggTGATATGGGCCCCGCTACATCTCCGAACgagcctctcttcttccttcaccaCGCCAACGTTGATCGAGTCTGGGCCAAGGTAAGAGCTTTCCCAGCGCCTTTAATCTTCATATTTACTAACATTGCTCCAGTGGCAAGGTCGCAATGCCACTCGTCTGGCTGACTACACCGGCTTCAACGACCCCAACAAGTGGAACACTGCCGATATCAACGACAAGATGCCTGTTATGCGTCTAGCTGATACTGAGCCTGTTGTGAAGGACTATATGGATACTCGTGCTGGCCCTCTCTGCTACACCTACTCATCCATGTAAAACTGCGATTGGTAGCAATATTTAATACAAGAACACTCCATTATTTCTCTGCATCGAATATGACCTTTTGAGCCTTCATCGAGTCGAACAGCTCGTAGCCCTCAAGAGCATTGCTGAGCGGCATTACCGTCGCGGTCATGAAGCTGCGGTATGTTAGCGCGGTTAAATCTAGCGGTATGGCGACTTACTCCAAGAGATGCTGCTTCTTAGCAAGCAGCTTCAATGAGTCTTCGAAGATGCCTGAGGATAACCATTAGACAGCGGCTTTCACTCCTCGCGACGTAAACTTACTCCGAACAGGACATCTGCCCATCTTGATAGTGAGGTTCTTCCCGTAAGCCTGATTTCCTGTCCACGGAATCTCTCCATTGTGTACACCAACACTAGAGATGATGCCCCATGgtcgaagaagcttgaagcccATATCCAGAGCCGAGCTATGTCCAACAACCTCAATGATCACATCAGCACCGCGGCCGTCACTCAATTCCTTGACTCGCTTTTCCAGCTCATCTTTCTGCGTGAGGTAATTCCACGGTTCGGCTCCAAGGCTCTTGGCAAGTGAAAGTCTGGACTCGATACCGTCAACTACGAGAATGGCCTTGGGCTTGTACTCCAGCGCGGCGATAAGGGCACAGATACCCACTGGTCCGCATCCGATCAAAACGACGATGCTATCCTCGACCTGCTCTTTACTCAGATCCTTCAGACCATTAGATGCAGCATAGCAGCCAGTTGGGAAGATATCCGCCATCAGACATAGCTTCAAGTCGTCAATCTCCTCGGGAGCCTTTACGACAGTGCTTTCAGCATACGGAATCCTCACATATTCCGCTTGCGCCCCATCAAGAGGAACGGTACCAAAGAGAAGACTCTTGTCGCATCGTGACGAGAATCCGTGTTTGCAGAAGAAGCACTCTCCGCAGCTCACGGTGAAAGGGCTCACAATCGCATCGCCTGGCTGGAGCTTGGTTATAGCGGAGCCGACTTCATCGACAACGCCAGTGAACTCGTGGCCCATGATGAAGCCGGTTCCGGAAGGTTGATGCCCGCGAAAGACATGGAGCTCGCTGTGAAGTAGTAAGTAGTTGATAAATAGCAATATTTCGCAATTTCAAGCAAACCTTCCACACAAAGCCGTGTATTTcactttggcgatgatgtcGGTCGGGTCTTGAATTGTAGGTTTCGGCCGATTTTCAAGAGCAACCTGCTTGACCCCTTTGAAGACGACAGACCTCATGGTGGCTGTAAGTGGCCTGTAAGGGTTGAACTGCGTTTGAAATAGTATCTGTAAGCTTAATTACGATTCCAAGAGATATTGTAATATTTTTTCGACATTTCTTTGGGTAGATCAGATCATTGTTAGGGTAGGCACAAAGTATCTACCCCGCTGTTGTCCCATCGGCCGAGACTCCGTCTTCTCGGCATCACTACTACGTATGAGTTATTAACCCATAGCGGCCAAGCGTTAGGATCACAGGTATATAAATTGAACGAATACAGCAATCAAGAAAGCAGGCACCATATTCGGTTCAGTCGCGGTCCTCAAAACCCATCATGTCGGCTCAGGATTCCTCTCTGCGTGAGACTAACTGGCCCACTCTGGCCAAATATGTCTCTACGCATAACGACACTTATCCGTTCATTGATCCATCCAACGCCGACCTGTCAGGAAAAGCAGTCTTGATCACGGGCGCCTCCAAAGGAATTGGAAAGGCGACCGCAATTCGTTTCGCCGTGGCAGGCTGTTCGAAGATCATCCTCGCGGCCCGTTCTGACATGGCCAAGGTTGAAGCCTCCGTCATagatgctgccaagaaggccaatcGGCCCCAACCTCTCGTTCGTTCCGTCGAACTGGATATCACGTCAGAAGAATCGGTGAAGGCAGCCGCAGAGACCGCCGAGGAAATACTCGATGGCAGCCTAGACATCTTGATCAACAACGCGGGCTGTCTTGAGGAGTGGAAGCCGGTGGCCGAGTCTGATCCATCGGAGTGGTGGTGGACTTGGGAGGTCACCATGAAGGGCACTTATCTCTCCGCCCGTTATTTCATCCCACTGCTTCTCAAGTCAGCGACCAAAACCATCATCAATACCAGCAGCGTCGGAGCTCAGATCATCGTCCCCGGAGCATCAGCATACCAGACGAGCAAGTTCGCTCTCTGTCGCTTTACCGAATTCATCGACAAGGAATATTACGAGCAAGGATTAATCGCCATATCGATTCATCCGGGCGGGATTAAGACTGAGCTAGCTTTGAACATGCCCCAAGCGATGCATTCTCACCTAAATGACACGGTGGAGCTGGCTGCTGATACATTGGTTTGGCTATCTCAGGAGCGACGCGATTGGCTGTCGGGTCGATTTATTACAGTCAATTGGGATATGGAGGAGCtagagaacaagaagaaggagatcctTGAAGAAAACTTGCTCAAGTTTCGTATGACGATCTGAAATTAGCAATACGATATTCCTATGTCAAGACAACTCAGGAGATTTACACTAGTTGCACTTTGGGTCTTACCGAAGTGAAGATGTGTAAAGGGACAAAAGTGGTAAAGTAGCCCGCACATTGGGCTATAAGCCATGAACCAAGAAGAAACCGGGACAAAGATGTGCATTTAGACCACTATCCAACTGAGCTTAGCGCTGATAACATATACTGCAGCTAGTATTGATTAAAGAATCCCAGCCTCTCGATAATATCTCTGAGCACCTCGATGTAGAGGTACAGGCGACTGCGCAATCTTTCGAGGGACAAGTGGATATGTCAGAGGGCTCTTCTCTGGCGGCAAGTGGTGGTATTGACTCTCGATACCAGCCCGAGTCTCGACCAAGCACCAGGTCAACAAATGTGCAACATCTTCTGGGAGGTCGTCGCGAACCAATACGACAAAGTCGGAAAAGTCGAGACAGGGCAATGGCTCAGTCAAAGACGGCCAGAATCCAGCAGGCAATGGATCTGTATTAGGCCGTGTTGACCCGGGGTTGTTCTCATGGAATCGAGCCAATGCGCTGGTCTCTGCAGACAGAGGAACgaacttgttcttctcaatcaCGCTCTCCCACCAGGGCGTCATGATAGCTTCCTGGAGAAGAGCATCGGCTTCCCCGCTCATCACAAGCGCCATGGCTTGCTCTGGGCGCGTCGCTGTGATGTACTGGCCTCCCCAAGAGTTGAGTTCGGCCTCATCGATTAGATGAgccttcatcatctccgATGCAATATAGCCAATGAAGTTTGTTCCGTCGTTAGTTGATGTAGCTATCCGCAAGGCTGGTTTCTTTTCGCGCAGTTCAGAAAAAGAATGAATATTGTGCTTGGGGCTTATTGCAAAGACCATACGGTCGTTTTGAGGAAGCACTCCAAGCGACCGAAGCGACGGCATAGGTCCATGAGGTTGAAAGATGCCCTGACCTGTAAGAGCCGTCGTCGTGAGTTGGGCAGGTGTTGCAATACAGAGATGTACACGTCCAGAAAAGACATCCGTGATAGCTTCCATCCCTCCATCACGCAAGTTCCACACTGCAACTTGACTTTTAGGTCCTGCACGATCACAAAATTGCTGTGATAGCCAGGAGCAGATACGATGAAAGTTGGCCATGCCCCAGTCTCCTGTGAAGTGGAGCGTCAAGGAGCGCTCAATTCGCGGGCCACACTCATTCTGCTTGTTGAGCTCTCCCAAGTCTGTTGTTGCCATCTTGGATcgcctttgctttttcccTGTTATTGTTGGTACAAGGCATAAAATGGTAGTTCAAGGACGGAGTGCAGGTGGAATGGTGTAATTATAAGGGCCTCGCGGCTGGTCAAGTTCTGTAAGGAGAGACTCCGCAGGACCATGATACGGGTTCTCATCCAACAGCGCACCCGAAGAGCGGGACTTGGTATCGGGATTTCATCCGTGATCTCCGATAAGCTTTGTGGATGGTAGAACAATTTCCCGTTCGGGGCCGGAAAGCGGGACTCGGACAATTTGACAATGTCCGATCCGTGTTTTTATCAGCAAGGATTTGGCTTCATAGTTGTTTCCGAATCGCTAGCTGGGAAGGTGCTTAAGGTTCCGAGGGGAAGGATTAATCGCAAAGTATGGCGAGGTGAAGGTCTCCAGTAGATTAAAATCCCGAATAATGGTTTGTATTCCGACCTATCTGGTCTGGACTACGGGACTAGGACAGCTAGACAGAGTATCAATGCCGCATAACTCGGCGTGCTTAGTCTATTGGCAAAAGGCGGTTAAGAAATAGGAAGCCAGGGAAGCAGAACTAGATATTCCGAACTCTTCGAGAGAACAATCCAATTCAAATCGGCATAAGCACGCACGAGGACGAGTTCGATATCAAGTGGGCTTAGCATGCCAGCAAATTGCAGGGTTTATTCTGGATATGTATATTATTTTGCCAAACGCTTCAGACCTAAattacttcttaatagtGATACATAGCGATCTGAAATGTCTCTCTGAACCGCCCGATAATGACTTGTCCGAATATGCATATCGAAGCTACTGCAGGCAGCAACGCGCACTCCTTTGGAACAGCTTCAGACACCCCAATCCCCTCGTACCTTAGTCATACGGTCTTCTGAGGACGAGAGGAGATTTCGTAAGTGCTGGGCTAAAGATAAGTAAAGTCAGTTTGATCCGGTTTCTCCTACACAGCTACTCCTATTCATGACTTGAGCACATGAGTTAATAGTGCGGGGATGATACATACAGGACGAGTGATTAGATGGAATCACTCTTTTATATGGATATGCTTCCAGCATCCATTATGCAGAACTCGGTAAGAGTCCAAAGCTGGTCGTCGCACAGTAATGTTTCAAGCCCCGCGTTGCTAGACTCGTTAGACGGAGCGCACCAATCGTTTCCTGACCCAAGAGACATATCTGGCTCTGGGTACGAATCTGTGATATGGTGCTCAATCATCTCTTCAATTGTCTGGGACTCTAGCCGCCCCAGGTTGCCTGTCCTATCTGACGTCTTGGGGATGCTAGAGTCActtgacgatgctgaagagcttgGGGTGAGAGAATTGGTGATGTGAGGAGGTCCCTTGAAACCTGAAAGGCGTTCCAGCAAGTGAAAGTAGCGAAACATGTCCGGGTTATGCCTGGACATTCGGCAAAAGAAACTCTCATAAGCCCGCCATGATTCTTGAAGGTTTTTGTGATTCAGGTGGCTCAGCTGCGAAGAATGATTATCTGCCGCGACCACAATTATCGCAGCATGATAAACATCTGTAGAGATTTAGCGGGAAGATGCAGTTTGTTCTTGGGTTTCTGGCGTACAGTAACAGCTATACCACGGTGATCCGGGGTGAGTTGTGGTGGTCTGACTGAAATGGTCTATGAGAGTCTGCGCAGTTTCAATACAGACAGTACAGCACTTCTCGATGAATGCGTCGTATGGCTGAGACGAGAACGTTCTGGGCTCACCTACCCAGCTGACCTTTGTTCGGGGATCAGCTCGCTGACAGAACTCAACCAGGAAAGAACGATATAATAATAACCGTATGTGCAGGAATCTATCAGCTCATAAGGCAATTAATTAGAGTCGGGAGTGGAGGCAAGGGTGCAGAAGAATCTCTCTTCGGCTTCTTACCTAGATCGCAAAACGTGTCTTTGCTGTGCAAGTATGCTCCCGATATGAGTCTTTGTTATGTCACTTGACAAACGAAGCACTTCTGGCAATTCGGCCTCGAAGCGGTCTAGCTCATCGTCAAACGCCATAGTACTAGAAACATACTTCCTATAGCGTTTACGCTCATCGAAGCCAGTTCCCTTCTCGACTTCAGGCTTTTTCCAGGGGTCATATATGTGACCGAGAATCTGACGGAGAATATGGCTGAGTTTGATGGATTCTGCGAAGAAGGTAGCTGCCGGAAAGTCGTTCTTATTACCATCACAGCTAGCAAGGTTCTGTGTACAGAACTTCTCGTCTGATATGGAGGGAAGGGGAGCCGTCGATGCCATTGAGTATGAGATCGGTCGACCGGTTAGCATGCCCAAGACACTGCAAAGAAGAGGCTAGTCAGCAAAATAGGTAACAGGATACAGGACGAAGGATTCTCATACGTGTCTAGAGATACGCAGCTGTGCCACACGCGCCGCCTGACCTCTCGTTCCAACTCAGAAGTACCTGTCTCGTTCATTGCTAAATGCAGGCCCAAGCTCTGAGCCATGCGGTACGCCATACCGGCTACATTCCAGCAACGGCTAGGGAGATTTGTGCTCTGAAGATACCGTGCGAATATCAATAGTGCTTGAATCAAGGAAATGTTAGCATTATCCAAGAAATCAAGATGCATAAGATGCCTGGAGCGCCGAAGAAAAGGAGTGGTCCTCTCCTTGCGGTCGTGGGCTGAGCCGTCAGTGAATTGAGTGGCGAGGGCAAAGACTGCATTGAGTGCGCAGTAGAATACAGGAACTGGACATTGCGAACCGCCAAGTCCAATTCCTGTGAGATGAGgcatgttcttgatctcagaaTCACTGAGCCAAAGGCGGTTATATGCCTCCATCAGAGTCTGCCAATGCAGAAATGGGTAGATGATCTGTACCCTCTCTCGATATATGCACAGGAGATTATCAGCCACATGACGTGGTGGGAGATGATACTCATCTGTATTTGAGGAACAAGGAACCGAGAAGCAGCGCCGTGTTGATGGCGGGGAGGGATGAATAGCAGAGTCTTGCTTGGAATCTCCTGGCGCGGATGGTCGTCGATCAGGATGTAACATATCGTGAAGCAGTGAGGCTGCTGACGGCTTCCCATAGAACTCCCTGGAAATATGAGTCGACGCCTCTGTTGTTGGGAGAGCCATGCCCATGGCACTTATATCACCAAGGTCCTGGCCCGACGGTAGGCTACCAATGTTTGGACTGGTATCTTCGCTCGCGTACGTGGTGGACAAACCAGTAGAGGGATGTGGGAGGATCCGTGCTGGTACGAGTATCGAGTCCGTGGTACATcgctgagatggagaaggggAAGGGCCAACGTTGAATGCCGGTGGAGATTGTACCAACGGCAAACTTTCGACGAAGCCTGTACTAACTGTGATATTTTCTGTCGATGGTTCGGGCTTTGTTTCGCCATTTGCTTTGGCCTCGAGGCTGGCCAAACGATCGTGGAGAGAATGTAGAACCCTAGTGCTAGCCATAAGAGGATTACTCTCCTCTAAGAGCGTATATAACTGGCGCTTACCGTCTACTACCAGTAAGCCTTGAGGCTTCAGGCAAGTAGATGCAAAGCTTCTGCCTCCGCTTGCATACATTGCACTCGGGCCGCAGTCCATCACATCGCACTTTTCTGGATCGGCATTCCTCGCACGCCAGATCGACTTTCTGCTGCTTGCGAGGGCGGACAATACTATTTTCTGTGCGTTTCGCAGCGTCTTTAACGATCTTTGACGGAGGGATATCCTGTCGTGGGGGACTCTTGTCGCGTTCTTGGGTTTGGGTTCCGGGTGGTGAATACATCGCTTTCGGTCGTGTGAAATGGAATTACTGGCCTAGAATAGGAATGAAATGAATATCAGCTGCCGTATGATTAGTTGCTTGTGATATCTGTTGCTGTAAGGTGTCGAGCAAGATTCTGTGACCAAATGCAATCACAACACGTATGGCTAGAGAAATAGAGGAAAGTGTCCCAACCATCCTATGTCGAGTAGATCTCGGCTCCTGCTTTGAGCCTATTCCATATCGAGAACTGCGGGGTGATCTATACGCCCCATCGATATGATACGTACGGATCAGTTGAAACCGTTGCGGGGCTGACAAAAGAACATTGCAGGATTCAAAGGTATCTGCTGATCGTACATGCAGACATTTGAGTTCATTTCAGCTGTTAAATTCAGCCATTACCGTCTTCGGCCTGAAAGCCTAGTGTTATATGGCTTCGCGCGACGAGGATACATTGATCAAGGCTGCTTAACCTTTTGGGGGCAGTCATAATGACCTGATAAGGTAACGGATCTATTTAGGCCTATGTATCGTGTCGATCGGGGCCATGCAGTTCTCAAAGTCTAAAGCTAACAGCATTGGGCCAACTGTGCAGTACAAACCAACTGTAATTCAGGTGTCACATCGATCAGTACAACGCTGAAGTTGTTGCCTCTGAAAATGTGTCATTAGTCTTCGATATTTGATGTTTACATAAGTGTCCACTCTCGGACCGCTCCCTAAAAGTCCGTCTTTGGACGGAGAATAAACAAATGCCGTTGTCCGTAATAGCGGGGTAAGTGACCGATGCATCGTGGGGATTTTGCGGGGGAGTCTGGGCCATGCCATGTTGGCGTGTTCTTTGAGCTTCTAGGTCGGTGCTCATAGCATGATGACCTGGGAAGTCTAGAATATGTAATGGCATGAACAAAGGAGGTCCCTCTGCACGGAGGACTTTCCGGGACCTGACTCCATATCATCGTGGCGAGGGCCGACGTTGCGTACCTCAAAGCAGTAAGTACCTAGTTTTGCGAGGACATACATAAATATCACATTGCACGTCGTAGACGATATACATTTGCAATTAACTATCTTTCaaattctttattctttaaacATTTATTGAATCACAATGAGCTCCTCAAACGACTTCTACCCAGCACCAGTATATCGCTTGGATAAGCAGCAGGACGAGCCAGCCCAAACCCTGGACGccctcctcaagaagaaccatCTAGCCCACGCTGTTCTTCGTAACCCGAGATTGCTTTTCCACAATCATATACCTCATGTAAGTCTCTGTGCTTAGACAGCTAATGTGTTTGGGTAATGCTAGAACTTGACTATAAAAACAGGCTCTAGGATCCTCCTATCTTCTAGGAGCAAGCACTGCCAAATTGCAGGAGATCTACCATGCAGAAGAGCCTAACCTTCTTGCCGTCGATGCTGAGGTAGTGAGGTATACTATCGTGGCTGAGAACTGGCGGGACCACCTTGGTGATAAGAAGTACATCAACTCCACATTTAGAGGTATCTTATGTGATATGAATTGCTAATAGATCTGTGACAGATATACGGCCGCATATGTTGATTACTTCGACGATCAGATAGAAAGAAATGGTGGAGACTGGAACAAAGTCgtccttgatcatctttTCTCTGGAAAGGAGCCATTGGTTAATGGGTTCTGTGGCGGACGTGCGTTATTCTTCTGTTGGTGAACCGTTTTCTCAATATGTACTAATCAGAAGGTTAGTCGGCCATCCATATATTCACCTTGCTTATGGGTATGAGTTCAACAGCAAGGAGGTCATCTCAGAGGCTTTAAGCCTCGGATGTACCGAGTATGATCCCGCGCACAAGTTTCTGGACGATGCGTTTCCAGACAATTCAACATACAAGACAGCAAGCCTGGAGGAGATGCTTATCAACATCCACAACGACAAACGCTTTGATAACTACTCTGATGATCCAGGATTCGCCAACGTCTTCACTTTACTCAGTAAGTATGAGTCGGAACTGTTGGAGCATTGGAACGCTTTGGTGGTCGAGAACACAACCATTCAGTTTAAGGACTGGCTGAAGACTTCTGCGATCCTCTCTCTAAGCACtgtggatgaggaggggAACTTTGACTTTTTCTTGGCCCATGTCTTAACCGTCGGTCACGCTCTTCGTATCCTGCTTCCAATCATGCCAGAGGATAGGAGACTTACCATGATGAAGCAATTTGGGTTGTTCACTACCATTACGTATCTCATGCAGCTGCGCCCGAGCTTTGGGGTCGAGAAGATGAGGCCCTTGAACTCGGACAATAGCAGCTGGGAATCTATCTCCAAGAGGGCCTTGGAAAGCAAGTGGAGCACCGACATGCATTGGGCAAAGGTGATTCGCGCTTTGAAAATGGT
This region includes:
- a CDS encoding monooxygenase, whose protein sequence is MLAHSFLASLALAALSIASPVARAQGSCSDPVVRKEWRELTSAEKTEYLRAAVCLRNLPKKAYEAIDDVTTRMDDLVYTHFSLNTEIHFVANFLPWHRWYVQLHEDMLRDECDYKGVQPYWDWTIDADKNDVVNSPLFDPKTGFGGDAKLTGSDVPGFKRCVVDGPFANTNLTLAMGWPDMNTPGNRLHCFTREFNGGLGKDEDGNQILGDMQATAYNSRVMDTIYSFDSYHSMSDMLEGLPHAQIHSIIFGDMGPATSPNEPLFFLHHANVDRVWAKWQGRNATRLADYTGFNDPNKWNTADINDKMPVMRLADTEPVVKDYMDTRAGPLCYTYSSM
- a CDS encoding related to transcription activator protein acu-15, with protein sequence MYSPPGTQTQERDKSPPRQDIPPSKIVKDAAKRTENSIVRPRKQQKVDLACEECRSRKVRCDGLRPECNVCKRRQKLCIYLPEASRLTGSRRVLHSLHDRLASLEAKANGETKPEPSTENITVSTGFVESLPLVQSPPAFNVGPSPSPSQRCTTDSILVPARILPHPSTGLSTTYASEDTSPNIGSLPSGQDLGDISAMGMALPTTEASTHISREFYGKPSAASLLHDMLHPDRRPSAPGDSKQDSAIHPSPPSTRRCFSVPCSSNTDEYHLPPRHVADNLLCIYRERVQIIYPFLHWQTLMEAYNRLWLSDSEIKNMPHLTGIGLGGSQCPVPVFYCALNAVFALATQFTDGSAHDRKERTTPFLRRSRHLMHLDFLDNANISLIQALLIFARYLQSTNLPSRCWNVAGMAYRMAQSLGLHLAMNETGTSELEREVRRRVWHSCVSLDTVLGMLTGRPISYSMASTAPLPSISDEKFCTQNLASCDGNKNDFPAATFFAESIKLSHILRQILGHIYDPWKKPEVEKGTGFDERKRYRKYVSSTMAFDDELDRFEAELPEVLRLSSDITKTHIGSILAQQRHVLRSRFLHIRLLLYRSFLVEFCQRADPRTKVSWVGEPRTFSSQPYDAFIEKCCTVCIETAQTLIDHFSQTTTTHPGSPWYSCYYVYHAAIIVVAADNHSSQLSHLNHKNLQESWRAYESFFCRMSRHNPDMFRYFHLLERLSGFKGPPHITNSLTPSSSASSSDSSIPKTSDRTGNLGRLESQTIEEMIEHHITDSYPEPDMSLGSGNDWCAPSNESSNAGLETLLCDDQLWTLTEFCIMDAGSISI
- a CDS encoding related to oxidoreductase, short chain dehydrogenase/reductase family, coding for MSAQDSSLRETNWPTLAKYVSTHNDTYPFIDPSNADLSGKAVLITGASKGIGKATAIRFAVAGCSKIILAARSDMAKVEASVIDAAKKANRPQPLVRSVELDITSEESVKAAAETAEEILDGSLDILINNAGCLEEWKPVAESDPSEWWWTWEVTMKGTYLSARYFIPLLLKSATKTIINTSSVGAQIIVPGASAYQTSKFALCRFTEFIDKEYYEQGLIAISIHPGGIKTELALNMPQAMHSHLNDTVELAADTLVWLSQERRDWLSGRFITVNWDMEELENKKKEILEENLLKFRMTI
- a CDS encoding related to formaldehyde dehydrogenase: MRSVVFKGVKQVALENRPKPTIQDPTDIIAKVKYTALCGSELHVFRGHQPSGTGFIMGHEFTGVVDEVGSAITKLQPGDAIVSPFTVSCGECFFCKHGFSSRCDKSLLFGTVPLDGAQAEYVRIPYAESTVVKAPEEIDDLKLCLMADIFPTGCYAASNGLKDLSKEQVEDSIVVLIGCGPVGICALIAALEYKPKAILVVDGIESRLSLAKSLGAEPWNYLTQKDELEKRVKELSDGRGADVIIEVVGHSSALDMGFKLLRPWGIISSVGVHNGEIPWTGNQAYGKNLTIKMGRCPVRSIFEDSLKLLAKKQHLLDFMTATVMPLSNALEGYELFDSMKAQKVIFDAEK